In Allomuricauda ruestringensis DSM 13258, the following proteins share a genomic window:
- the recR gene encoding recombination mediator RecR, whose translation MEFSSKLLENAVYEMSQLPGIGKRTALRLVLHLLKQPEERTELLAHALLKLKSEVNFCKNCHNISDTELCEICANPKRDETIVCVVEDIRDVMAIENTSQYNGLYHVLGGKISPMEGVGPQDLNIASLVNKVKNGVVKELILALSSTMEGDTTNFYIYKQLDGLEVTTSTIARGISVGDELEYADEVTLGRSIINRVPFESSIKAN comes from the coding sequence ATGGAATTTTCATCGAAGCTATTGGAAAATGCAGTTTACGAAATGTCGCAATTGCCGGGAATCGGTAAGCGAACGGCATTACGGCTGGTATTGCACCTGCTAAAACAGCCCGAAGAAAGGACCGAACTGTTGGCACATGCCCTGCTAAAATTGAAGAGCGAGGTCAATTTTTGTAAAAACTGCCACAATATTTCCGATACCGAACTGTGCGAAATTTGCGCCAATCCCAAACGGGATGAAACCATCGTTTGTGTGGTGGAGGACATTAGGGATGTAATGGCCATTGAGAATACATCGCAGTACAATGGATTGTACCATGTACTGGGAGGTAAAATATCCCCCATGGAAGGCGTGGGTCCCCAAGACCTAAATATAGCATCGTTGGTCAATAAGGTGAAGAATGGAGTTGTAAAAGAATTGATTTTGGCCCTGAGTTCCACCATGGAAGGCGATACCACTAATTTTTATATTTATAAACAATTGGACGGACTGGAGGTTACAACTTCCACGATTGCCAGAGGTATCTCGGTCGGGGATGAATTGGAATATGCGGATGAGGTAACTTTGGGAAGAAGTATCATCAATAGAGTGCCTTTTGAAAGCTCTATAAAAGCGAATTAA
- a CDS encoding dihydrolipoamide acetyltransferase family protein: MSKFELKLPQMGESVAEATLTNWLKEVGDTIEMDEAIFEIATDKVDSEVPSEVDGVLLEKRFNVDDVIKVGEVVAVIQIEGEVDHVADDSSDEEMVEEPAEVPARELEAQMAGVKESVSAPAPDFSSSERFYSPLVKNIAKEENVSMDELEAIVGTGKKGRVTKNDIMAYLENRSNGNETKVEAAPQQEVKTEKASTPIAPKETVADKPKESKVQVGAGDEVIPLTRMGKLIAHHMIESVSTSAHVQSFVEVDVTNVVNWRNKVKNAFQQREGEKLTFTPIFMEAVAMALKKYPLMNISLDGDKVIKKKNINLGMAAALPDGNLIVPVIKNADQLNLVGMAKTVNDLASRARNNQLKPDEVKDGTYTVTNVGSFGSVFGTPIINQPQVGILALGAIRKMPSVIETDQGEYIGIRSKMYLSHSYDHRVVNGALGGMFVKAVADYLEAWDINREI, translated from the coding sequence ATGTCAAAATTTGAATTGAAATTACCGCAAATGGGAGAAAGTGTCGCAGAAGCTACCTTGACCAACTGGTTGAAGGAAGTGGGCGATACCATTGAGATGGACGAGGCCATCTTTGAAATTGCCACCGATAAAGTGGATTCCGAAGTTCCCAGTGAAGTAGATGGAGTATTGTTGGAAAAGCGGTTCAATGTAGATGATGTCATAAAAGTTGGTGAAGTGGTCGCCGTAATCCAAATAGAAGGTGAAGTTGATCATGTAGCGGATGACAGCTCCGATGAAGAAATGGTAGAGGAACCAGCAGAAGTACCAGCGAGGGAATTGGAAGCCCAAATGGCGGGAGTGAAAGAGTCTGTTTCCGCCCCAGCGCCCGATTTTTCAAGTTCGGAACGATTCTATTCACCTTTGGTGAAGAATATTGCCAAGGAAGAAAATGTTTCCATGGACGAATTGGAAGCCATTGTAGGAACGGGAAAAAAAGGCAGGGTCACAAAAAATGATATCATGGCCTATTTGGAAAACCGTTCCAATGGAAACGAAACCAAAGTAGAAGCAGCACCACAGCAAGAGGTCAAGACTGAAAAAGCATCCACACCCATAGCACCAAAAGAAACGGTTGCGGATAAACCAAAAGAATCCAAAGTTCAAGTGGGAGCAGGGGATGAGGTGATTCCGCTGACTCGAATGGGCAAATTGATCGCCCATCACATGATCGAGAGTGTATCTACATCGGCACATGTACAAAGTTTTGTGGAAGTGGATGTGACCAATGTGGTGAACTGGAGAAACAAGGTGAAGAATGCTTTCCAACAGCGAGAAGGTGAAAAATTGACCTTTACACCCATATTTATGGAAGCTGTGGCCATGGCCTTGAAAAAGTATCCGTTGATGAACATATCGTTGGATGGGGACAAGGTCATTAAAAAGAAAAACATCAACTTAGGTATGGCAGCAGCCCTGCCCGATGGTAATTTAATAGTTCCCGTGATTAAAAATGCCGATCAATTGAACTTGGTAGGCATGGCTAAAACAGTGAACGACCTTGCCAGTAGAGCGAGAAATAATCAGTTAAAGCCCGACGAGGTAAAAGATGGTACATACACGGTAACCAATGTCGGTTCCTTCGGAAGCGTATTCGGAACGCCGATCATCAATCAACCACAAGTGGGAATCCTTGCGTTGGGGGCCATTAGAAAAATGCCATCGGTCATAGAAACCGATCAAGGAGAATATATCGGTATCCGAAGTAAAATGTACCTATCGCACAGTTACGATCACCGCGTGGTAAACGGCGCATTGGGCGGAATGTTCGTTAAAGCCGTGGCCGATTATTTGGAAGCTTGGGACATAAACAGGGAAATATAA
- a CDS encoding 3'-5' exonuclease, with product MQLQLTKPICFFDLETTGTNVAKDRIVEISILKVFPNGNKESKTWLVNPEMPIPAESEAIHGISDEKVANEPTFKQLSKDIYAMIRDSDLAGFNSDRFDIPLLAEEMLRADVDFDMKSMVSVDVQTIFHKMEKRTLEAAYKFYCDKNLDDAHSAEADTLATYEVLLAQLERYPELENDIKKLSEFTTRRQNLDFAGFIGLDEEENPIFSFGKHKGKTVDEVMEKEPGYFGWILNADFPLYTKKVLTQIKLSKLNNKF from the coding sequence ATGCAATTACAATTGACCAAACCTATCTGCTTTTTCGATTTGGAGACCACGGGAACCAACGTTGCAAAAGACAGAATAGTTGAAATATCCATCCTAAAGGTTTTTCCCAATGGAAACAAGGAAAGCAAGACATGGTTGGTGAACCCAGAAATGCCAATTCCTGCAGAATCTGAGGCCATTCATGGAATTTCCGATGAAAAGGTTGCTAACGAACCTACTTTTAAGCAATTGTCCAAAGATATCTATGCCATGATTCGCGATAGTGATTTGGCGGGTTTCAACTCCGACAGGTTTGATATTCCCCTGTTGGCGGAGGAAATGCTTCGGGCCGACGTGGATTTTGATATGAAGAGTATGGTCTCAGTAGATGTGCAGACCATTTTCCATAAAATGGAAAAGCGAACTTTGGAAGCGGCTTATAAATTCTATTGTGATAAGAATTTGGACGACGCCCATAGTGCCGAAGCTGATACCCTAGCAACCTATGAAGTATTGTTGGCACAGTTGGAACGGTATCCGGAACTTGAAAATGATATAAAAAAGCTGTCAGAGTTCACCACCAGAAGGCAAAATCTCGATTTTGCCGGTTTTATTGGATTGGATGAAGAGGAGAACCCTATTTTTTCCTTCGGAAAACACAAAGGGAAAACAGTGGACGAGGTCATGGAAAAAGAGCCCGGTTATTTTGGTTGGATTCTGAATGCCGATTTCCCGTTGTACACCAAAAAAGTACTTACCCAAATAAAGTTGAGCAAGCTCAACAATAAATTTTAA
- a CDS encoding fumarylacetoacetate hydrolase family protein, with protein sequence MKLICIGRNYVDHIDELNNERPDEPVVFIKPDSAILPKEQDFYIPEFSQDVHYEVEVLVKIKKVGKHISKAFAHKYYDEIGLGIDFTARDLQSKLKSKGLPWEKAKGFDGAAVVGKWLSKNKFKDLDNLNFSLSKNGEKMQEGNTSLMLWKIDEIIAYVSTYFMLKKGDIIFTGTPAGVGKVSPNDYLVGTLEGEQLFDINVK encoded by the coding sequence ATGAAGCTGATTTGTATAGGACGTAATTATGTTGATCATATCGATGAATTAAATAACGAGCGTCCGGATGAACCGGTGGTTTTTATAAAACCCGATTCTGCCATTTTGCCCAAAGAACAAGATTTTTATATCCCCGAGTTTTCTCAAGATGTACATTATGAAGTAGAGGTCTTGGTGAAAATCAAAAAAGTGGGAAAACATATATCCAAAGCTTTTGCACACAAGTATTATGATGAAATAGGGTTGGGCATAGATTTTACGGCAAGAGACCTTCAATCCAAATTAAAATCCAAAGGATTGCCCTGGGAAAAGGCCAAAGGATTTGATGGAGCGGCCGTGGTTGGCAAGTGGTTGTCCAAAAATAAATTTAAAGATTTGGACAATCTAAATTTTTCACTGTCAAAAAATGGAGAAAAAATGCAAGAAGGGAATACCTCTTTGATGCTGTGGAAGATAGATGAAATTATAGCGTATGTATCTACTTATTTTATGCTAAAAAAGGGCGACATTATCTTTACCGGTACGCCTGCCGGTGTTGGTAAAGTAAGCCCAAATGACTACCTTGTCGGTACATTGGAAGGTGAGCAACTGTTTGATATTAATGTAAAATAA
- a CDS encoding Hpt domain-containing protein, whose translation MIYNLDKINEMADGDEDFITSVISVFLEEVPEDLESLEKAISCKDYENIYKLAHKIKPNVDILGMEQTRAKALEIETLGKTTGSMEEIEEKFPILKKDVLQVVAELKNDFNL comes from the coding sequence ATGATTTACAACCTCGATAAAATAAATGAAATGGCTGATGGTGATGAGGATTTCATTACCTCTGTAATTTCTGTGTTTTTGGAAGAAGTCCCAGAAGATTTGGAAAGCCTTGAAAAGGCGATCAGCTGTAAGGACTACGAAAACATATACAAGCTAGCGCACAAAATTAAACCCAACGTGGATATTTTGGGCATGGAGCAAACAAGGGCCAAGGCACTCGAAATAGAGACCTTGGGCAAAACTACAGGTAGTATGGAGGAGATTGAAGAAAAATTTCCTATCCTTAAAAAAGATGTACTCCAAGTGGTCGCCGAACTAAAAAACGACTTTAATTTATAG